The nucleotide sequence TATGGGAGTTTGGTAGGGTACTAGGCGGTGTAGAACTACAGTTGTTAATTTTGAGCGGATGTAAAAGATTTAATGGCCTAGTGATTAGCTGCTTATTTGACAACCTTAGAGCAGCCAAGCGAATTTCATTGTCGCGACTAATATTAAGATTTACGATTTTTCCTAACCTCCACTGAGCACGTGGCAGGTTATCGGCTACTAATACTTTGTCACCAATTCGCGGTATAGTTTGACTAGTGACCCTGGGTTGCTTTATTTTCGTAACATTTTGTTCCATTAAAGAAGTTAAATATTCGTCACGCCACATCTTCCAAAAGGCATTGAGGTACCCTTGTCCTTTACTCCAGTGGTCTTCTAGTTTGGTACGAGTTGAATGATTTggttgataattttcatttgcaTGATCTTCTTcaaatttaccaatattttgAATGGAGCGTAAAGATAAAAAGTGTGCAGgagacaaaaaattatttgattcaaTATCATCTCCAATATACATATATTAGAGGGCAAGAATTTAATGTTGCTTTAATTTCCGTAACAATAGTGTAAAGTTGAGAttcaaaaagtgaacttttccGCAAAGTTTtcttcaaacaatttttcaccatGGCGACCAAGCGTTTATAAAATCCACCGTGCCATGGAGCCAATTCTGGTATGAAGTGCCAATTAATTTCAGGAAGCAGAGTACTGGTTAGTTTAAATTGTTTTGCGTTATCTGAGGTGATATGGTATGCTGTGGCCTACCTCTTCTTGCAATAAATCGCCTCAAAGCAAGTAGAAATAGTTCAGAATCTAGTCCAGCAGCCATTTCCAAGTGTATGGCTCTTTTTGTAAAACATGTAAATAAACAAATCCATATTTTGTGATGATTTGGCTTCACGTATAATGGTCCCAAGTAATCTAGACCAGTATGGATGAAAGGTAGTGACTCAGTAACTCTAGCTAAAGGTAGGGGGGCCATAGCAAGTAACTTGTATGGTCCCACAGAAAAACGAATGCAATTTGGGCAATTCTTTAATATCTGGCGAACAGTGGATCGACCTTTTAGAATCCAATAATACTTGCGAATTTCAGCCAATGTGTGAGAGACACCAACATGAAATAGTTTCAGGTGAGTATCAAGTACTATGAGTTTTGTGAAATGATCATTTCCAGgtagtaattttggaaaaaatgactcgTCATTAAATGAGTTTTGGATCCGTCCTTTACAACATAATATACCATCAACATCTATTTCTAGTCCAAGTTGCAGTTTTAAAAGATTTGATCTTCCTCCAGAAATGTCCGAAATTAGGTACGTTTTTGTAATATTTGTGTTGAATATGACGTTCCCACATGATGGTTGCTTGTGTTATTTCTTCACAAGGAGTAGAAATTTGTTTTCTGATTTTacgtataaattttaaacagtATGACGTGATTCggagtattttttcaatgaagaatAATTCGTTGAATTTAAATTGAAGGGAGGTGCACATTGAGAATTTGTTTCGTTGAAAAGTGTGACAAATTCAATTTGAGCTTCATCCTCCGGAGTGGAATTTATATCAGGTAGTTGACATGATGGCCATTTGTCATAGCTTTGAGATAGCCAGGTAGGACCATTCCACCAAAAAGAATCCAATTCTGAAACCAATTTACCTCTGGTTGC is from Planococcus citri chromosome 1, ihPlaCitr1.1, whole genome shotgun sequence and encodes:
- the LOC135837155 gene encoding uncharacterized protein LOC135837155, with product MWRDEYLTSLMEQNVTKIKQPRVTSQTIPRIGDKVLVADNLPRAQWRLGKIVNLNISRDNEIRLAALRLSNKQLITRPLNLLHPLKINNCSSTPPSTLPNSHNVADSSHSSTEKPSRKAAEIAKQKITHLYGRELV